The genomic DNA CGAATGCCCACAATCCGCGGAGGCAGGCCGAGGCCAAACTCCTCAACGCGAATCCCTGCCCACTTGGCAGTCAAAAAGTGGCCCAACTCATGGACAAAGACGAGCAGACCAAAGACCGGTATTGCAGCTAACAAGTACCAATAATTCATTCCCACTTCCCTCAGACAGCTTTGCAAGCAAAGACTAACCTGTGGCCTGGCGCACACCCCCCAGCGAGGTGGCCAGCTCCCGAGCCTCCTGCCGCGCCCAATCGCGCGTCTGGAGGATGACCGGGATATCCGGCTGCTCCTGAGCGACCGTTACGTGGCGCTCCAGCACCGCCTCAATCAGGCGAGCGATATCGGTTAGACCAATCTGTCCCGCCAGAAAGAGTGCGACCGCCTCCTCATCGGCTCCCACTAGAGCGCAAGGGTAGGTACCACCGCGCACGGCGGCCTCACGGGCCAGACGGTAGCAAGGGAAGCGTGCCACATCGAGGGTCTCAAAATGCAGCTGCGCCACCTGCACCCAGTCCAGGGATCGGATCAGGCCGCGAGCCTCCGCCTTCAGGCGCAGGGGATAACTCAGCGCATCGAGGATCGGCAGATGCATACTGGGCAGACTTGCCTGCATCTTGATCGAGCCATCAACAAACTCAACCATCGAATGGATAATGCTTTCAGGATGGATTACCACCTCGATGCGCTCATACGGGGCCGCGAAAAGCCAGTGAGCTTCAATGACCTCCAGCCCTTTATTCATCAAGGTAGCCGAATCCACAGTAACCTTCGGCCCCATGCGCCAGGTTGGGTGAGCCAGCGCCTGAGCCACCGTCACCGACGGCAACTCTGAGAGGGGAGTGCGACGAAACGGTCCGCCCGAAGCCGTCAAGATCAAGCGACGCACCTCGGCCCCCTCCTCACCTCGCAGGCACTGCCATAGCGCACTGTGCTCACTATCGATCGGCAGAATAGCCACCCCGGCCCGCCGTGCTGCCTCCATCACCAGATGACCGGCCATCACCAGTGTCTCCTTATTAGCCAGAGCGATGGTCTTGCCAGTTTGGATGGCCGCCATCACTGGCTCCAAGGCCACCAGGCCGGAAGTAGCCACAACCACCAGATCCACCTGTGGCAGCGTAGCCGCTTCCAGCAAACCCGCGAGACCGAAGGCCAGCCGGGGCACAGGTCTCCGCTCACGCCGACGGGCCTCGATCAGCGAGCGCTGGGCTTCCTCCCGCAGCGCCGGGGTTTCTGCGAAGCAGGCCACGAGAGTCGGAGCAAACTCTTCAACCTGCTGGGCCAGCAGGGATAGATTGCTATGGGCGGCCAGGGCCACGACCTCGAAGTACTCAGGGAAGCAACGCACCACGTCCAGCGTCTGCCGCCCGATT from Thermogemmatispora onikobensis includes the following:
- the dxr gene encoding 1-deoxy-D-xylulose-5-phosphate reductoisomerase, with the protein product MPPFPRRIALLGSTGSIGRQTLDVVRCFPEYFEVVALAAHSNLSLLAQQVEEFAPTLVACFAETPALREEAQRSLIEARRRERRPVPRLAFGLAGLLEAATLPQVDLVVVATSGLVALEPVMAAIQTGKTIALANKETLVMAGHLVMEAARRAGVAILPIDSEHSALWQCLRGEEGAEVRRLILTASGGPFRRTPLSELPSVTVAQALAHPTWRMGPKVTVDSATLMNKGLEVIEAHWLFAAPYERIEVVIHPESIIHSMVEFVDGSIKMQASLPSMHLPILDALSYPLRLKAEARGLIRSLDWVQVAQLHFETLDVARFPCYRLAREAAVRGGTYPCALVGADEEAVALFLAGQIGLTDIARLIEAVLERHVTVAQEQPDIPVILQTRDWARQEARELATSLGGVRQATG